One part of the Lotus japonicus ecotype B-129 chromosome 2, LjGifu_v1.2 genome encodes these proteins:
- the LOC130736964 gene encoding uncharacterized protein LOC130736964 gives MGAKSKIKKLFGFGKKGASSSRDDTQVSQVSSEDGDYETRDQRVICAYPTPHIQSSTHIHREETGIVYAYSPPQEGNPQGMDSSYNPYLDPYYAQERASSYYPQPNYPQGGSSSYYPHEGTSSYNPQPYYPQGGSSSYYPQEGSSSYYPQEGSSSYGNYHQEGSYPQDGSSSYGSYPQDGSSSYGNYPQDGNYPQDGSYPQDGSSSYYPYQGTSSNYGTSSHDENTNGCSIM, from the coding sequence ATGGGAGCAAAATCAAAGATTAAAAAGTTGTTCGGGTTTGGAAAGAAAGGTGCTAGTTCTTCTAGGGATGATACACAAGTTTCACAAGTTTCATCGGAGGACGGCGACTATGAAACCAGGGATCAACGAGTAATATGCGCTTATCCAACACCTCATATTCAAAGCTCTACACATATTCATAGAGAAGAAACAGGGATAGTATATGCATATTCCCCTCCTCAAGAAGGAAACCCTCAAGGAATGGACTCTTCGTACAATCCCTATCTTGATCCATACTATGCTCAAGAAAGAGCTTCTTCATACTATCCTCAACCAAACTATCCTCAAGGAGGAAGCTCTTCATACTATCCCCATGAAGGAACGTCATCATACAATCCTCAACCATACTATCCTCAAGGTGGAAGCTCTTCGTACTATCCTCAAGAAGGAAGCTCTTCGTACTATCCTCAAGAAGGAAGCTCTTCGTATGGAAACTATCATCAAGAAGGAAGCTATCCTCAAGATGGAAGCTCTTCGTATGGAAGCTATCCTCAAGATGGAAGCTCTTCGTATGGAAACTATCCTCAAGATGGAAACTATCCTCAAGATGGAAGCTATCCTCAAGATGGAAGCTCTTCATACTATCCTTACCAAGGAACTTCTTCAAACTATGGAACCTCTTCACACGATGAAAACACAAATGGTTGTTCCATCATGTGA
- the LOC130735617 gene encoding putative germin-like protein 2-1 has product MKAGFLILAALLALTSSSSAFDPSPLQDFCVAINDTKNGVFVNGKFCKDPTRATPNDFFFTVKEGNTSNPLGSKVTPVAVTEIPGLNTLGISLARIDFARKGLNPPHFHPRGTEILIVLEGTLYVGFVTSNPENRLITKVLNKGDVFVFPIGLIHFQLNVGYGNAAAIAGLSSQNPGVTTIANAVFGSDPSISSEVLTKAFQVDKKVVDNLQKQFWWDNN; this is encoded by the exons ATGAAGGCTGGTTTCTTGATCCTTGCTGCCTTATTGGCTTTaacatcttcttcctctgcctTTGATCCTAGCCCTCTACAGGACTTTTGTGTGGCTATCAATGACACCAAGAACGGAG TGTTTGTGAATGGAAAGTTTTGCAAGGATCCAACACGTGCTACTCCAAATGATTTCTTCTTCACAGTGAAAGAAGGAAACACATCCAATCCACTTGGTTCCAAAGTGACTCCTGTTGCTGTTACTGAGATACCTGGACTAAACACTCTTGGCATCTCCCTTGCTCGCATTGATTTTGCACGTAAAGGCTTAAATCCTCCACACTTTCACCCTAGAGGCACTGAGATCCTAATAGTGTTGGAGGGCACTCTGTATGTTGGTTTTGTCACATCCAACCCAGAAAACCGTCTCATCACAAAAGTGCTTAATAAAGGAGATGTGTTTGTGTTCCCAATTGGTCTCATTCACTTCCAATTGAATGTTGGTTATGGAAATGCTGCTGCTATTGCTGGACTTAGCAGCCAGAACCCAGGAGTTACAACCATAGCTAATGCTGTTTTTGGCTCTGATCCAAGCATCTCTTCAGAAGTTCTCACCAAGGCATTTCAAGTGGACAAGAAAGTAGTGGACAATCTTCAGAAACAATTCTGGTGGGATAAcaattag
- the LOC130735618 gene encoding sirohydrochlorin ferrochelatase, chloroplastic — protein sequence MKKNRNLVYLLQAALLLTLFSSTIMLMKSLSLHSHAFPSFSSDIGVNSKWVPFKSSNFLSCTSKPRVLQRFLCLSTQNGGIVGSTGGVGRGDAVIIVDHGSRRQESNLMLNEFVEMFKHKTGYEIVEPAHMELAEPSIGDAFGSCVQQGAHRIIISPFFLSPGRHWSQDIPSLSAEAAKQHPGVPYIVTAPLGLHELLVDVVNDRIEHCLKHVAGDADECLVCAGTGKCRLH from the exons ATGAAGAAGAACAGAAACCTCGTCTATCTCTTGCAAGCAGCACTGCTGTTAACTCTCTTCTCTTCAACAATCATGCTGATGAAGTCTCTCTCGCTTCATTCCCATGCTTTCCCAAG TTTTTCTAGCGATATCGGTGTAAACTCGAAATGGGTACCCTTCAAATCCTCTAATTTTCTCAGTTGTACCTCAAAGCCTCGAGTTTTACAGAGGTTTTTGTGTCTGAGCACTCAAAACGGTGGCATTGTGGGAAGCACTGGTGGGGTTGGTCGTGGAGATGCAGTGATTATTGTGGATCATGGGTCTCGTCGTCAAGAGTCCAATCTCATGCTTA ATGAGTTTGTGGAGATGTTTAAACACAAGACTGGATACGAGATTGTGGAGCCTGCTCATATG gaatTAGCAGAGCCATCAATTGGAGATGCTTTTGGATCCTGTGTTCAGCAAGGTGCACACCGCATTATTATCAGTCCATTTTTCCTCTCTCCTGGAAGGCATTGGAGTCAG GATATTCCTTCCTTGAGTGCAGAGGCAGCAAAGCAGCACCCAGGTGTGCCATATATAGTAACTGCACCCCTTGGACTGCATGAACTACTTGTG GATGTTGTGAATGATAGAATCGAGCATTGCTTAAAGCATGTTGCTGGAGATGCAGATGAGTGTTTAGTTTGTGCCGGAACTGGTAAATGCAGACTTCATTAA
- the LOC130739201 gene encoding uncharacterized protein LOC130739201, translated as MKLGDAANATKFVHLFRFKISSLSSSSSSSTSRFNAFTSTTNCIKWKPDSVLRTLLKSKTLHLPFSPRCSFNFQTHLTATASYLRNFRFSGGGSIVLGLTVASASAATVAHAMDAGDAFVDDPRNDSQDPSKEEENGDQLWNLTRKFWLPVLFFLTVLSNLEDPFTILFIKLTLFLLSTKPNPFSVYIFVDQLCQQYVHQGHQFLKKSVYASKVEVQDYTLLCLAAVEIGDQKFTLVGILGAWWTLPSLLSRETFSLVRNRLVSILGKTTEQGMLQS; from the exons ATGAAGCTGGGTGATGCAGCAAACGCCACAAAGTTTGTTCATCTTTTCAGATTCAAAATTTCttcactctcttcttcttcttcttcttcaacctctcgTTTCAACGCCTTCACTTCCACTACCA ATTGCATCAAATGGAAACCCGATTCCGTGCTAAGAACACTACTGAAATCGAAGACTCTCCATCTTCCATTCTCGCCACGCTGCTCCTTCAATTTCCAAACCCATCTTACCGCTACTGCTAGCTACCTTCGTAATTTCCGATTTTCTG GCGGTGGAAGCATAGTCTTAGGTCTGACAGTTGCATCTGCATCTGCAGCAACTGTAGCTCATGCCATGGATG CTGGGGATGCTTTCGTGGATGATCCTCGTAATGACTCGCAGGACCCTTCAAAAGAGGAAGAAAATGGGGACCAATTGTGGAATTTGACTAGGAAATTTTGGCTGCCTGTTCTTTTCTTTCTTACAGTGTTGTCGAACTTGGAAGATCCATTTACAATATTGTTCATTAAACTTACCTTATTCCTCCTCAGCACAAAGCCCAATCCTTTCTCTGTCTATATTTTTGTTGATCAG TTGTGCCAACAATATGTGCACCAAGGtcatcaatttttaaaaaag TCAGTGTATGCCAGCAAAGTTGAAGTGCAGGACTATACGCTTTTGTGCCTGGCTGCTGTTGAAATAGGAGATCAGAAGTTCACATTGGTTGGAATTCTCGGTGCCTGGTGGACTTTGCCATCTTTATTATCTCGGGAAACATTCTCTTTGGTTAGAAACAGACTTGTAAGCATCTTGGGGAAAACGACTGAACAAGGCATGCTGCAAAGTTAG